Proteins from one Oscillatoria nigro-viridis PCC 7112 genomic window:
- a CDS encoding polysaccharide pyruvyl transferase family protein — protein MKTISVLDTSICSSNLGDQIIMDSVNSILYEMFPDRLFINFPTHDVISSDSYRLMSKSSLIFVGGTNLLSSNMNSYNQWKVSLMDSLFITDITLMGVGWWQYQNQPNLYTKILYKRLLSKKYLHSVRDSYTEKQLKLIGINNVINTACPTMWKLTEEHCVQIPQGKAESVLVTFTEYNQNPSLDKQLVELLKQEYKLIYYWTQQPKDYQHMKDICGEGAIYLNPSLSALDMALSQYPVDYVGTRLHAGIRALQYKRRTLILSVDNRATEISKDTNLPVVQRDDLNSVANWINAKEETLVKIPLTAINEWKKQFLATVNNY, from the coding sequence ATGAAAACTATCTCAGTCTTGGATACCTCAATCTGTAGCTCTAATTTAGGAGACCAGATCATTATGGATTCAGTGAATAGCATTTTATATGAGATGTTTCCCGATCGACTATTTATTAATTTTCCTACCCATGATGTCATATCGAGCGATTCTTACCGCTTAATGAGTAAAAGCAGTTTAATTTTTGTCGGTGGGACTAATTTATTGTCCTCTAACATGAACTCGTATAATCAATGGAAGGTCAGTTTAATGGACTCTCTATTTATTACAGATATTACGCTAATGGGTGTGGGATGGTGGCAATACCAAAATCAGCCTAATTTATATACCAAAATTTTGTATAAACGGCTATTAAGTAAAAAATATCTGCACTCAGTGAGAGACAGTTACACAGAAAAACAGCTCAAACTGATCGGGATTAATAATGTAATTAATACTGCTTGTCCTACTATGTGGAAATTAACAGAGGAACATTGTGTCCAAATTCCTCAAGGTAAAGCAGAGTCAGTATTAGTTACTTTTACTGAGTATAATCAAAATCCTAGTTTAGATAAGCAGTTAGTGGAATTACTGAAACAGGAATATAAGTTAATTTATTACTGGACGCAACAGCCCAAAGATTATCAGCACATGAAAGATATATGTGGCGAGGGAGCAATTTATCTTAATCCTAGCTTATCAGCTTTAGATATGGCTTTGTCTCAGTATCCGGTTGATTATGTAGGGACACGATTACACGCTGGGATTAGAGCTTTACAATATAAAAGGAGAACTTTAATTCTGTCAGTTGATAATCGCGCTACAGAAATTTCTAAAGATACTAATTTGCCAGTCGTACAAAGAGATGATTTAAACAGTGTGGCTAATTGGATTAATGCTAAAGAAGAAACTTTAGTAAAAATCCCTTTAACAGCCATTAATGAGTGGAAAAAGCAATTTTTAGCGACTGTCAATAATTATTAG